The stretch of DNA ATTTCTTCCTCCAAACTATGATCCAAATAAAAAATACCCGATGGTAGTAAGAGTATATCAACATTTAGCACCACAATTTAATAATTTTATACCTCCGTCTTGGGCAAATTCAGTTGGTTTTAATGTGACAAATTTTACGCTGAATGATTATGTTGTATTAATGCCAAATATTAATTACATACCTACAAATCCAATGGTTTCAATAGTGGATAATGTGTTAGCAGCGGTTAATGAAACAATAAATAGAGGAATCGTTGACAAAAATAAAATAGGAATTTTTGGACAATCATTTGGGGGATACGAAACAAATCTGATCATTACTCAAACCGACATCTTCGCAGCAGCAATATCTGGTGCAAGTATTTTTGATATCGTTAATGGCTATTTCACACTTAATGATAAAATGGAAAGCTGGAGATATGAAAATCATCAATTTAGATTAAAGTTACCTTATTACAAAGCAAAGGAAATATATCATTACAATAATCCTATATATCATGCGGATAAAATAAATACGCCTTTATTAACTTACACAGGTTTGGCAGATAATACTGTTTCCCCAAACCAAACATTTGCTATATATACAGCATTACGTAAACTTAAAAAGAAACATATTATGTTGAGGTACCCTAGTGAAGGCCATTCATTTACAAATTTTAATAATCAAAAAGATTTAACCATAAAAGTAATGCAATGGTTCGAAACATTTTTAAAGAATGAACAAAATTATGAATGGATTAAATTTGAATAAAAAAAGTTCCCCATTTTATGGGGAACATATAAAAATTTTAATCGACTTTATAAAGCTCTAACACACAATCACCAAATGCATTTTTATGCCAAACTTGTTGTGGTGATGCATCTTCTGTCATACACAGTTGTCCTGTAACTTGTGTTGTACAATTTACATCAATCGGTTCGCAATTTGAAGTCGAACTATTTCGAATGTAACCTTCAATCAGCGTATTAGCTGTATCCTTAGTGATGCCTTGAGTTGCATACACACCAATGCCTGCTAACATCAATGCAAACAAAGGTAATTTTTTTTGAAATTTGTGGTTTCTCATTTTTTTAAGTTTTTTTATTATTCCTACTATTTTAAAGGGTGTTCGGATACTCCCTATCAATTGGCCAATTGATGTTTGAGTTCATATATTCTAAATTCATTGCCTATAATACTGAAAAAATAATTTTCTGTACTGAGTATATCTTTAACTTGATATTTGGAAATGGGTATTTTAAAACTCATGAAATATTTTGAAGTTCTATAATCGTATATATCAAAAATAGAATGAGTTTTTAAATCCTTTGGATCATCATACTGACTGAGCTCATTTGAATTAATAATTAGTTTCCCACCTGATACTGAAGCCAAACGATTTTTTATTGGGATATATGATTTGAGCTGAACCTTAGTACCTGTTCTTATAGTCTCAAAGGTATTCTCCGCGTTAGTGACAATTGTAAATTCTTTAGTATATTGATCTAATCCTGGAGATATAACAACATAATGATTTAAATAATAAAACACATAAATCAATTGTTCCAATAAAGAGTCATAGAGTAAAATACCATCTTGTTCAAATACATTATCATATTCATTAAACAATTCAGTAGTGATTAATCGATCATTAGGGTCAATTAAATTCTGATAACCAATGGTGAATTTTCTTGTTTTAGAATTTAAATTTCGAAATACGAACAAATTATTATTTGTGATTAAAGACTTAGAAAAATACAAATCATTAAATAATTCATGCATTCTTATAGCCTTCCATTCATCTATTTTTCCTTGATATACGATTGGAATAGTACCATCAATAACATAGAAATGAGGATAATTAATTTGAATTCTTACAGAACGAAAAGGTAATTCATAATCATCAAGAATAATCTTCTTTTCTTCCCATTTATCATTTTCGAGATCATATAGGTATACATATAAGGGTGCTTGAGTATCACCAAAGTATACTTTACAATCATGATAACCAATAAAATAAAAATTAAAATTTTTTAATGTATATGACTTATTCATTTCTAAAGACCATTTATAATTACGTATAAAATTTCCTCGATCTAAATATTTTGTTTCAGAAATAGTATATAAAAGAATAGGAATTGAAAATGAAAGAAACAGAGTTAGAATCATAGCATAAAGCTTGATATCTTTATAATAAATTATGAATGCTAAAATAGATAGCAAGAGAAAAAATACATTAAATACTAAATGCTCTTTCCATCCCATATCATCCAATATCCCACCACAACTACAAGGGGTAAAGGGAGCAAAATGCATAATGATGATAATATAAACAGTAAACATAATCATCAACGATAGAGCACCGTAAAAACCCAGAAGTCGAGTACGTGTTAATCCAAGCAATAAGGCAACAATGAATTCAAAAATAAGAATACCATAAGAAATAAATTCAGCATAAGTGCCTATAACTGGTGATTGCCCCAACTGTACCTGGAATGTTTCAAAATCAAGTGCTTTGCTAAAAGCTGCATACACAAATAGTAAAATAAATAAAGCACTGATGACATCAACACCATAATTCCTAATTGCTTTCATAGGACGTATTTTTAAGGGGTATGCGACTTGATATAAGGATCTTTGTCCTTAGGAGGGTCATTACTGTAATCTTTGACAGTATCATAAGCAATAGAATCTGTTGATAGAATCTGATTCAAATTTTCTGTAGAATCATTGGATAAATTTGTAAATCGTAAATCATCATCAGAAGAACATTGAGTACATGTACTGATAATAACAATCAAGCTCGTGAATAGAATCAATTTTTTCATATCGTGTGTTTTTATGTGATCCAAATTAGGAGTCATAATACACGATTGCAATAAAACACAAGTCCATCACATAAATCAACGGGTGATTTTATAAATAAGTAAAATCATAACAATCTTAAATTTTACTGCAACGTCAATATAATCAGGTTTGGGCAAATAAATTGATAAGTCAAATATGTGATTTTTTAAATATCAATTAATGCAGTGATTTTATAAATAAATATCTTTTTTAAGAATAAGTAGTTCAAATAAAAAAAATCAATACAACTTAAAATAAATGAATTTGTAAAATCAAACGCTAAATCATGATGATATTTTGATTTTTAATGATGTAGAAACCTATTTTGTAAACATTTTTAAGTGGATGTTTATATGATTAATGAATTTTAAATTTTACTTCTAACTTCTAACATCTAATATCTAATATCTCTCTTCCGTCACTTCGAGTGATTTTCGTTGCCTTCGCAAAAGAAATTTGTATCGAGAAGTAAGACGTTAACAGAAATAAAATATTGCCTGAAAATCGCAGACGTTAAAAAATAAATTGAAGAAGAGATTAGAATGAATTACCGAACGATAGCGAGCGATTTAATACATTCCTCTGAATCAATTTATTTTTAGTCGAAGATTTTAGCAATGTCTTTTTTGTTTCGTTTTTTTGACGAAAAAAATGAACATAATTTTTTAATTGCTATTTTTTTATTGATTTAGTTTGTTGTTTTTCAACAAGACAAAATTAGGGTCTAACTCAGCAAAGAATTTTCCAAGGTTGGTAAAAAGACTATTGGATAGGAAGAATGGAGATTGTATAGTGAATAATTAATTTTGCTTAACGCTTGTGAGTAATGAATTTTGAAATTTTACTTTTGTTCTAACTTCTAACTTCTAACTTCTAACTTCTAACTTCTAACTTCTAACATCTAATATCTCACTACCGTCACTTCGAGTGAATTTTCGAAATGCAATGTAGAAAATTTGTATCGAGAAGTAAGACGTTAACAGAAATAAAATATTGCCTGAAAATCGTAGACTTTAAAAAAATAAATTGAAGAAGAGATTAGAATGAATTACCGAGCGATAGCGAGCGATTTAATACATTCCTCTGAATCAATTTATTTTTAGTCGAAGATTTTAGCAATGTCTTTTTTGGTTCGTTTTTTTGACGAAAAAAATGAACATAGTTTTTTAAATGCTTTTTTTTAATTGATTTAGTTTGTTGTTTTTCAACAAGACAAAATTAGGGTCTAACTCAGCAAAGAATTTTCCAGATTGGTAAAAAACTATTGGATAGGAGTAATGGAGATTGTATAGTGAATAATTAATTTTGCTTAACGCTTGTGAGTAATGAATTTTGAAATTTTACTTTTGTTCTAACTTCTAACTTCTAACTTCTAACATCTAATATCTCACTACCGTCACTTCGAGTGAATTTTCGAAATGCAATGTAGAAAATTTGTATCGAGAAGTTAGACGTTAACAGAAATAAAATATTGCCTGAAAATCGCAGACGTTAAGAAACTAAATTGAAGAAGAGATTAGAATGAATTACCGAGCGATAGCGAGCGATTTAATACATTCCTCTGAATCAATTTAGTTTTAGTCAAAGATTTTAGCAATGTCTTTTTTGGTTCGTTTTTTTGACGAAAAAAATGAACATAATTATTCCATTACTATTTTTTTATTGATTTAGTTTGTTTCTTTTCAACAAGACAAAATTAGGATCTAACTCGGAAAAGAATTTTCCACATTGGTAAAAGGACTATTGGATAGGAAGAATGGAGATTTTAAAGTGAATAATTAATTTTGCTTAATGCTTAACGCTTAATGGTTGTGAGTAATGAATTTTGAAATTAGAAATTTTACTTTTGTTCTAACTTCTAACTTCTAACTTCTAACTTCTAACTTCTAACTTCTAACTTCTAACTTCTAACATCTAATATCTCACTACCGTCACTTCGAGTGAATTTTCGAAATGCAATGTAGAAAATTTGTATCGAGAAGTAAGACGTTAACAGAAATAAAATATTGCCTGAAAATCGTAGACTTTAAAAAAATAAATTGAAGAAGAGATTAGAATGAATTACCGAGCGATAGCGAGTGATTTAATACATTCCTCTGAATCAATTTATTTTTAGTCGAAGATTTTAGCAATGTCTTTTTTGGTTCGTTTTTTTGACGAAAAAAATGAACATAGTTTTTTAAATGCTTTTTTTTAATTGATTTAGTTTGTTGTTTTTCAACAAGACAAAATTAGGGTCTAACTCAGCAAAGAATTTTCCAGATTGGTAAAAAACTATTGGATAGGAGGAATGGAGATTGTATAGTGAATAATTAATTTTGCTTAACGCTTGTGAGTAATGAATTTTGAAATTTTACTTTTGTTCTAACTTCTAACTTCTAACTTCTAACTTCTAATATCTCTCTTCCGTCACTTCGAGTGAATTTTCGAAATGCAATGTAGAAAATTTGTATCGAGAAGTAAGACGTTTGAATTAAGTTCTCAGAATTATACTGACAGCTTTAATTTTTCCACAAGCTCAGTATGGCAAAACCAGTTATAAAAAATAAATTAAAAAAATACGTAAAACGTAAAACGTATAACCTAAAACTTAATAAGTATTTATCAAGCAAAAAAAGAGATTTAATATGATTTCAGTTATATTATCCTGAACATATCATTGTCCAATGAAAACAGAAAATCCCTTCATAATCAGAATGAAATTTTAAGAAAATAAAATTTATCACTTATAACCTCATCAGTATAATTATCAATGTTTAAACTTAATTAGTAAGATAAAGGCAAGGTAAAGGCAAGGTAAAGGCAAGGTAAAGGCAAGGTAAAGGCAGGATAAAGGCAAGATAAAGGCAAGGTAAAGGCAGGATAAAGGCAAGATAAAGGCAAGGTAAAGGCAGGATAAAGGCAAGATAAAGGCAGGATAAAGGCAGGATAAAGGCAGGATAAAGGCAGGATAATGTATGAAATGCATTATAAGGAAATCCAATAATAAAATGATAACAAAATAAAAATCAGAATATTAAGCCTATATAATATTCTGATTACTTACGAAGATTAATAAAATAGGAATAATTAGACCTACTATTTAGGGTTTCGGTTTTCCCTTTTAATTAAAATTAAAAACCTTATTGAAAGTAATCAAAAACATGAGGGTTTTAATCATAAATTGGAAGGTAAATTTATAAATAAATACATGTGGTTGATTGATATACAGATATTTAATATATTTAAAAGAAGAAAGTTAACGTAAATTTCCAATGGTATGAAAAAGATAGTATTAATTCTAATTTACC from Faecalibacter sp. LW9 encodes:
- a CDS encoding MauE/DoxX family redox-associated membrane protein, encoding MKAIRNYGVDVISALFILLFVYAAFSKALDFETFQVQLGQSPVIGTYAEFISYGILIFEFIVALLLGLTRTRLLGFYGALSLMIMFTVYIIIIMHFAPFTPCSCGGILDDMGWKEHLVFNVFFLLLSILAFIIYYKDIKLYAMILTLFLSFSIPILLYTISETKYLDRGNFIRNYKWSLEMNKSYTLKNFNFYFIGYHDCKVYFGDTQAPLYVYLYDLENDKWEEKKIILDDYELPFRSVRIQINYPHFYVIDGTIPIVYQGKIDEWKAIRMHELFNDLYFSKSLITNNNLFVFRNLNSKTRKFTIGYQNLIDPNDRLITTELFNEYDNVFEQDGILLYDSLLEQLIYVFYYLNHYVVISPGLDQYTKEFTIVTNAENTFETIRTGTKVQLKSYIPIKNRLASVSGGKLIINSNELSQYDDPKDLKTHSIFDIYDYRTSKYFMSFKIPISKYQVKDILSTENYFFSIIGNEFRIYELKHQLAN